A genomic region of Manihot esculenta cultivar AM560-2 chromosome 15, M.esculenta_v8, whole genome shotgun sequence contains the following coding sequences:
- the LOC110600839 gene encoding serine acetyltransferase 1, chloroplastic yields MKVPVLAPSLYKSFPPPLSLTNPFLFSHSFPSIGSLSKHLDYNLPMAACVDTPRPDTSPLSRDTSRSESDDHVYKYVNCCRPCFSDHVSSLPFSNNHMKTVHTLSVVEDLHYEDESKEDPWLKMQEEAMLDVEQEPVLSSYYYNSILSQKTLERALANHLAIKLSNFTLPSCTLFDIFIGALEGNPDIISAVKEDLRAVKERDPACISYVHCFLNFKGFLACQAHRIAHKLWVQGRNILAILIQNRVSEAFAVDIHPGARIGQGILLDHATGIVIGETAVIGNNVSILHNVTLGGTGKASGDRHPKIGDGVLIGAGTCILGNIRVGDGAKIGACSVVLKDVPPRTTAVGNPARLVGGKQNPIKLNKIPSFTMDHTSHIAEWSDYVI; encoded by the coding sequence ATGAAAGTTCCGGTCTTAGCCCCTTCTCTATATAAATCCTTTCCTCCTCCACTCTCTCTCACCAATCCTTTCTTATTTTCACACTCTTTTCCATCAATTGGCTCCCTTTCCAAGCATCTTGATTATAATCTTCCCATGGCTGCTTGTGTTGACACTCCTAGACCGGACACCTCTCCACTTTCTCGCGATACTAGCAGGTCTGAAAGTGATGATCATGTTTACAAGTATGTCAATTGTTGTCGACCCTGTTTTTCCGATCATGTTTCTAGCTTACCCTTTAGCAATAATCATATGAAAACCGTACACACGCTTTCAGTTGTGGAAGATCTTCACTATGAAGACGAGAGTAAAGAAGATCCATGGCTCAAAATGCAGGAGGAAGCCATGTTAGATGTTGAGCAAGAACCGGTTCTGTCCAGCTACTACTATAACTCCATTCTGTCTCAGAAGACACTAGAAAGGGCGTTGGCGAATCATCTGGCAATTAAGTTAAGCAATTTCACCCTTCCCAGTTGTACTctgtttgatatttttatagGGGCTCTTGAAGGGAATCCAGACATCATTAGTGCGGTGAAGGAAGATTTGAGAGCTGTGAAGGAAAGAGACCCAGCCTGCATAAGCTACGTGCACTGTTTCCTGAATTTTAAAGGGTTTCTGGCATGCCAAGCCCATAGAATAGCACATAAATTATGGGTACAAGGTAGAAATATTTTAGCTATATTGATTCAAAACAGAGTATCTGAGGCTTTTGCAGTTGATATTCATCCAGGAGCAAGGATTGGACAGGGGATTTTACTTGATCATGCCACCGGAATAGTTATTGGAGAGACTGCTGTGATTGGGAATAACGTGTCAATCTTGCATAATGTGACTTTAGGTGGTACGGGGAAGGCTTCTGGAGACAGGCATCCAAAGATTGGTGATGGGGTTTTGATTGGGGCTGGCACATGCATTTTGGGTAACATTAGGGTTGGGGATGGGGCCAAGATTGGGGCTTGTTCAGTGGTGTTGAAGGACGTGCCACCCAGAACTACTGCTGTTGGCAACCCAGCTAGATTAGTTGGAGGAAAGCAGAACCCAATTAAGCTTAACAAGATTCCTAGCTTTACCATGGACCACACTTCACACATAGCTGAGTGGTCTGATTATGTTATATAG
- the LOC110600837 gene encoding desmethyl-deoxy-podophyllotoxin synthase: MTKLFSNFIMEQRQFLSFPILFTSLVFIFTVLKLWRRSKTSRSPLNLPPGPRKLPIIGNMHQLVGSLPHHRLRDLAKEYGSIMHLQLGEVSNIVVSSPDAAKEVMKTHDIVFAQRPFLLAASIISYNFTNIAFSPYADYWRQLRKICILELLSAKRVQSYRSIREQEVSNLIRTISSSPGQPFNFSRKLFSLTYGISARATFGEKCKDQEEFIPLVEEIIEVAGGFSLADLFPSIKLLHVLSGMRARLVRLQRQADRIIENIINDHKARNKTGKTGSGVEEDDLVDVLLRLQEHGNLEFPLTTDNIKAVILDIFIAGSETSSTTVEWAMSELLRNPRVMEKAQEEVRRVTDKKGNVEETDIHELTYLKAIIKETLRLHPPAPLLLPREGRERCEINGYEIPAKSKVIVNAWAINRDPDHWTDAETFYPERFLDSSIDYKGNNFEFIPFGAGRRMCPGILFGIANVELPLAQLLYHFDWKLAGGLKAENLDMNEAFGATVRRKNDLHLIPIPYTPSSAA, translated from the exons ATGACCAAGCTCTTCTCCAATTTCATCATGGAGCAGCGCCAATTCCTTTCCTTTCCAATATTGTTCACCTCCCTTGTCTTCATCTTCACGGTGCTGAAGCTATGGAGAAGATCAAAAACCAGTCGGTCCCCTCTAAATCTACCCCCAGGACCAAGGAAGCTACCTATTATCGGAAACATGCATCAGCTTGTTGGCTCTCTGCCTCATCATCGCCTAAGAGACTTGGCAAAGGAATATGGAAGCATCATGCATCTTCAGCTCGGTGAAGTTTCCAATATAGTTGTTTCATCGCCAGACGCTGCAAAAGAAGTGATGAAGACCCACGATATTGTGTTTGCTCAGAGGCCTTTTCTCTTAGCTGCTAGTATTATATCCTATAACTTCACAAATATTGCGTTTTCACCATATGCAGATTACTGGAGACAGCTCCGAAAAATCTGCATACTGGAATTGCTAAGTGCAAAGCGTGTGCAATCATACAGATCAATTAGGGAACAGGAGGTGTCAAATTTGATCAGAACAATTTCTTCTTCTCCAGGGCAGCCGTTCAACTTCAGCAGAAAGCTTTTCTCTTTAACTTATGGCATCTCTGCGAGGGCTACTTTTGGTGAGAAGTGCAAAGACCAGGAGGAATTCATACCGCTTGTGGAGGAAATTATAGAGGTGGCTGGTGGATTCAGTCTAGCAGATTTGTTCCCTTCCATTAAATTGCTCCATGTGCTTAGTGGGATGAGGGCTAGACTTGTGAGGCTGCAGCGACAGGCTGACAGGATAATTGAAAACATCATTAATGACCACAAAGCAAGGAACAAAACAGGGAAAACTGGTAGCGGGGTTGAAGAAGATGATCTTGTTGATGTTCTTTTGAGGCTTCAGGAGCATGGAAACCTTGAATTTCCGTTGACAACCGACAACATCAAAGCAGTTATCCTG GACATTTTCATCGCTGGCAGTGAGACATCATCGACAACAGTAGAGTGGGCAATGTCCGAACTGCTGAGGAATCCAAGAGTGATGGAGAAGGCACAAGAAGAGGTGAGGAGGGTAACTGATAAAAAAGGAAACGTGGAGGAAACAGACATACATGAACTGACATACTTGAAGGCAATTATCAAAGAAACTTTGAGATTACACCCTCCTGCTCCATTGCTACTTCCAAGAGAAGGTAGAGAGAGATGTGAGATTAACGGGTACGAGATACCAGCCAAATCCAAAGTTATTGTCAATGCTTGGGCAATTAACAGGGATCCAGATCACTGGACAGATGCCGAGACTTTCTACCCAGAAAGATTTCTTGATAGTTCAATTGATTACAAGGGGAACAATTTTGAATTTATCCCATTTGGTGCTGGAAGAAGGATGTGTCCTGGGATATTGTTTGGCATAGCAAATGTTGAGCTTCCACTTGCACAGTTGCTGTATCATTTTGATTGGAAACTTGCAGGAGGATTGAAGGCTGAAAATCTGGATATGAACGAGGCTTTTGGCGCTACAGTTAGAAGGAAAAATGATCTGCACTTGATTCCCATTCCTTACACGCCATCCTCAGCCGCCTGA
- the LOC110600840 gene encoding desmethyl-deoxy-podophyllotoxin synthase — translation MEFPFPIISAICAFLLFLVMLNILVKSKANKNSTLKLPPGPWKLPFIGNVHSLLGSLPHHKLADLAQKHGSLMHLQLGEVSTIVVSSAEVAEEVLKTHDIVFAQRPLLIGSSILFYDCVDVAFSPYGTYWRQLRKICTVELLSPKRVQSFRSIREEEVSNLIKTISLTGNSPINLSEKLFLLTLSIISRAAVGKKCRDQEEFIATMQQSLSLSSGFAIAEMYPSIKVLELMSGLRPKLEKLHRQIDRIIENIVQEHKSEATASQVNGGEVEEDLIHVLLKLQEQGSLEVPLSDAGLKAIILDVFTAGSETSSTTIEWAMTELLKNPKLMEEAQAEVRQVFNRKGTVDETGIHELKFLKSVIKETLRLHPPLSLIPRECRTSCEINGYNIPAKTKVVINAWAIGRDPKYWVQAERFRPERFLNSSIDYKGMDFEYLPFGSGRRMCPGISMALANVELPLAQLLYHFDWKLPSGLKPEDLDMTEAFGLTISKKEKLYLIPIPYHPFSVE, via the exons ATGGAGTTCCCATTTCCCATCATTTCTGCCATCTGTGCTTTCCTTCTCTTCCTCGTCATGCTAAACATACTAGTGAAATCCAAAGCCAACAAGAACTCAACCCTTAAGCTCCCTCCGGGGCCTTGGAAATTGCCTTTTATCGGAAACGTTCACAGTCTTCTGGGCTCACTCCCCCATCACAAGCTTGCAGATTTGGCCCAAAAACATGGATCCCTGATGCACCTGCAACTAGGTGAAGTTTCCACTATTGTTGTTTCCTCTGCAGAAGTTGCTGAAGAGGTCTTGAAAACCCATGATATTGTCTTCGCTCAAAGGCCTCTCCTTATTGGGTCCTCcatcttattttatgattgtGTCGATGTTGCGTTTTCTCCCTACGGTACCTATTGGAGACAACTTCGAAAAATTTGCACAGTGGAACTTCTCAGCCCAAAGCGCGTCCAATCCTTCCGGTCCATCAGGGAAGAGGAGGTTTCTAATCTCATCAAAACAATTTCACTGACAGGCAACTCTCCTATCAATCTTTCTGAGAAACTTTTCCTCCTCACGCTTAGCATAATATCGCGAGCTGCAGTCGGGAAAAAGTGCAGAGATCAGGAAGAATTCATTGCAACCATGCAACAATCTTTAAGTCTGTCCTCAGGTTTTGCTATTGCTGAAATGTACCCTTCAATCAAAGTGCTTGAACTGATGAGTGGATTAAGGCCAAAACTTGAGAAGCTACATCGACAAATTGATAGGATAATTGAGAATATCGTTCAGGAGCACAAAAGCGAGGCCACAGCCTCTCAAGTGAACGGTGGTGAAGTAGAAGAAGATCTTATTCATGTTCTTTTAAAGCTTCAAGAACAGGGAAGTCTTGAAGTTCCTCTCTCTGATGCAGGTCTTAAAGCAATTATCCTG GATGTATTCACTGCTGGGAGTGAGACATCTTCAACAACAATAGAGTGGGCAATGACAGAACTGTTGAAGAATCCAAAGCTGATGGAGGAGGCACAGGCTGAAGTAAGACAAGTATTTAATCGGAAAGGAACTGTAGATGAAACAGGAATACATGagctgaaatttttgaaatctgTAATCAAAGAGACCTTGAGACTACACCCTCCTTTATCTCTTATTCCAAGAGAATGTCGCACAAGTTGTGAGATTAATGGATATAATATACCTGCCAAGACGAAAGTTGTCATTAACGCATGGGCAATTGGTCGAGATCCAAAATATTGGGTCCAAGCCGAGAGGTTCCGTCCAGAGAGATTTCTTAACAGTTCAATTGATTACAAGGGGATGGATTTTGAGTATCTCCCTTTTGGTTCAGGAAGGAGGATGTGTCCTGGAATATCAATGGCTCTTGCCAATGTTGAGTTGCCACTTGCACAATTGTTATACCACTTTGATTGGAAACTTCCCAGTGGATTGAAGCCTGAAGATCTTGACATGACCGAGGCCTTTGGCTTGACAATAAGCAAGAAAGAGAAGTTGTATTTAATCCCAATACCTTATCATCCTTTTTCTGTTGAATAA